From one Triticum aestivum cultivar Chinese Spring chromosome 4B, IWGSC CS RefSeq v2.1, whole genome shotgun sequence genomic stretch:
- the LOC123091414 gene encoding receptor kinase-like protein Xa21, with amino-acid sequence MKITTIMQFILGLIVCNGHVIICGSLYGNETDQLSLLEFKNAITLDPKQSLMSWNDSTHFCNWEGVHCRMKNPYRVTSLNLTNRGLVGEISPSLGNLTFLKHLLLPTNGLTGTIPPSLGHLHRLQNLYLSNNTLQGRIPSLANCSNLKALWLDRNQLVGRIPADLPPYLQVLQLSVNNLTGTIPASLANITVLNQFNVAFNNIEGNIPNEIAKLPALHILNVGSNQLTGMFQQAILNLSTLVTLNLGPNHLSGEVPSNLGNSLPSLQNFALADNFFYGKIPSSLINASQIHIFDISKNNFTGSVLRSIGKLSELTWLNLEFNKLQARNKQDWEFMNSLTNCTKLNAFSVEGNHLQGHIPSALSNLSIQLQHLYLGRNQLEGGFPSGIANLPNLIVLGMNSNRFTGTIPQWLGALKNLQILGLADNIFTGFIPSSLSNLSQLAYLLLDSNQFVGNIPPSFGNLQNLEILNMSSNNLHGLVPKEIFRIPTLREIYLSLNNFNGQLPNDIGNAKQLRNLELSSNSLSGDIPSTLGECASLEDIKLDWNVFSGSIPTSLSKISSLKVLSVSHNNITGSIPVSLGNLQYLEQLDLSFNHLEGEVPKEGIFKNVTALRIEGNHGLCGGALQLHLMACSVMPSNSRNHKLFAVLKVLIPIACMVSLAMVILLLLFWRGRHKRKSMSSPSLDRNLPEVSFSDIARATDGFSTSSIIGRGRYGTVYQGKLFQDGNYVAIKVFNLETRGAPNSFIAECNVLRNVRHRNLVPILTACSSIDSNGNDFKALVYEFMPRGDLHGLLYSTQDYESSLDLIHITIVQRLSIVVDIADALEYLHHNNQGTIVHCDMKPSNILLDDNMTAHVGDFGLARFVVDSTVSSSDDSYSASSIAINGTIGYVAPECATGGHISTASDVYSFGIVLFEIFLRKRPTDDMFKDGLNIVKFVEMNFPARISEIIEPEVLQDQPEFPEKTLVAVKENDLDCVSSVLNIGLRCTKPYPNERPNMQEVAAGLHGIKEAYLRGY; translated from the exons ATGAAGATTACTACAATCATGCAGTTTATCTTGGGGCTCATTGTTTGCAATGGACATGTCATCATCTGTGGTTCCCTGTATGGAAATGAGACAGACCAATTATCACTGCTTGAATTCAAGAATGCAATTACCCTCGATCCAAAGCAATCCTTGATGTCCTGGAATGACAGTACCCACTTTTGCAATTGGGAAGGTGTTCATTGCAGAATGAAGAATCCATACCGTGTCACTTCTCTTAACCTTACAAATCGAGGTTTAGTTGGTGAAATCTCTCCTTCACTTGGAAATCTGACATTCCTAAAACATTTACTCCTACCGACAAATGGGTTAACTGGGACAATTCCTCCATCCCTTGGTCATTTGCATCGCCTTCAAAACCTCTACCTGAGCAATAACACACTGCAAGGGAGGATACCTAGTCTGGCAAACTGTTCCAACCTCAAGGCTCTATGGCTGGATAGAAATCAACTAGTTGGACGAATTCCTGCAGACTTGCCTCCTTACCTTCAAGTGCTGCAACTTTCAGTTAACAATCTGACTGGAACCATCCCTGCTTCTCTTGCCAACATCACAGTGCTAAACCAGTTTAACGTTGCGTTTAATAATATTGAGGGCAACATCCCGAATGAGATTGCAAAGTTACCTGCGCTCCATATTCTGAACGTGGGTAGCAATCAATTGACAGGCATGTTTCAACAGGCCATCTTGAACCTTTCTACTCTTGTTACCCTTAACCTTGGTCCAAATCATTTAAGTGGTGAGGTACCATCCAATCTTGGTAACTCTCTACCCAGTCTCCAAAACTTCGCATTAGCCGATAACTTCTTTTATGGGAAAATCCCATCTTCTTTGATCAATGCATCCCAGATACACATTTTTGATATATCAAAAAATAATTTCACAGGATCGGTGCTTCGGTCCATTGGCAAACTTTCCGAACTCACATGGTTAAACCTTGAGTTCAATAAACTCCAAGCACGTAACAAGCAAGATTGGGAGTTTATGAACAGCTTAACCAATTGTACTAAGCTAAATGCCTTCTCGGTAGAGGGGAATCATCTACAAGGCCACATACCAAGTGCATTATCCAACCTTTCCATTCAGCTTCAACATCTATATTTGGGGCGGAATCAATTGGAAGGAGGTTTCCCTTCTGGCATAGCGAACCTTCCGAACCTGATTGTTTTAGGAATGAATAGCAATCGATTTACAGGTACCATTCCTCAATGGTTAGGAGCTCTAAAAAATTTGCAAATACTAGGTTTAGCTGACAACATCTTTACAGGGTTTATTCCATCCTCCCTTTCCAATTTATCTCAATTGGCATATCTCCTTCTAGACTCGAACCAATTTGTTGGCAACATACCACCAAGCTTTGGAAATCTTCAAAACCTTGAAATACTGAACATGTCCAGCAACAATCTTCATGGTTTAGTGCCAAAGGAGATCTTTAGAATTCCAACACTAAGGGAAATTTATTTATCTTTGAACAACTTCAATGGACAACTTCCTAACGACATTGGTAATGCCAAACAACTCAGAAATCTAGAACTCTCTTCAAATAGTCTATCTGGAGATATTCCTAGCACTCTGGGTGAGTGTGCAAGTTTGGAAGATATCAAGTTGGACTGGAATGTTTTCAGTGGAAGCATCCCCACTTCATTAAGCAAAATAAGTAGCCTAAAAGTTCTTAGTGTTTCCCACAATAACATTACTGGATCAATTCCAGTGTCTCTTGGCAACCTACAATATCTTGAGCAACTAGATCTGTCATTCAACCATCTCGAGGGGGAGGTCCCAAAAGAAGGAATCTTCAAGAATGTAACTGCTCTGCGGATCGAAGGAAATCATGGGCTTTGTGGTGGGGCTCTGCAGTTACACTTAATGGCATGTTCTGTTATGCCTTCAAATTCAAGAAATCACAAACTGTTTGCTGTACTCAAAGTGTTAATTCCAATAGCTTGCATGGTCTCACTTGCTATGGTCATACTTCTCTTATTGTTCTGGAGGGGGAGACATAAGAGAAAATCCATGTCGTCGCCATCACTTGATAGAAATCTTCCCGAAGTTTCTTTCAGTGATATTGCTAGAGCAACAGACGGGTTCTCAACATCCAGCATAATTGGAAGAGGGAGATATGGTACTGTGTATCAAGGAAAACTATTTCAAGATGGAAATTATGTTGCCATAAAAGTCTTCAACCTGGAGACAAGGGGAGCACCAAATAGCTTCATTGCAGAATGTAATGTCTTAAGGAATGTGCGGCATCGTAATCTGGTTCCTATACTAACCGCATGCTCAAGCATTGATTCTAACGGAAATGATTTCAAAGCTCTAGTGTATGAGTTCATGCCTCGAGGAGACTTGCATGGACTACTGTACTCAACTCAAGACTATGAGAGCTCTTTAGATTTGATACATATTACAATAGTTCAAAGGCTAAGCATTGTTGTGGATATAGCAGATGCACTGGAGTACCTACACCATAACAACCAAGGAACTATTGTTCATTGTGATATGAAGCCTAGCAACATTCTTTTGGATGACAACATGACAGCTCATGTTGGAGATTTCGGTCTTGCAAGGTTTGTAGTTGATTCAACGGTATCATCATCCGATGATTCATACTCAGCCTCTTCAATTGCGATAAATGGAACTATTGGATATGTTGCTCCAG AATGTGCAACAGGTGGTCATATTTCGACTGCTAGCGATGTCTACAGCTTTGGAATTGTTCTATTTGAGATATTCTTACGGAAGAGGCCGACAGATGATATGTTCAAAGATGGACTAAACATTGTGAAATTTGTTGAAATGAATTTTCCTGCCAGGATAtcagaaattattgaacctgaagtACTTCAAGATCAGCCTGAGTTTCCTGAAAAAACTCTAGTGGCCGTGAAGGAAAATGACCTGGACTGTGTAAGCTCAGTGCTAAACATCGGGCTTCGCTGCACCAAGCCATACCCGAACGAGCGCCCTAACATGCAGGAAGTGGCTGCAGGGCTGCATGGAATCAAGGAAGCTTATCTCAGAGGGTACTAA